The region CTCTTTACTTTCGTTGGTATCCGCCACTTCAACGCGCAGATCGCCGCCCTTCTCCACCACGCCCTGCAGCATGCCGACAATAGGCGTGATGCGGTCTTCCGGCGGAAGATCCTTCAGCAGCTCACCCGCGACAAACATCTGGCGAGCAAAGATCAGCGAGCTGAACGGCAGCTCGCGCGCCAGCTTGTCCGCGTCTTCAGGCTGATAGCACTCGAATACCACATAGCCCGCGTTTTCTTTTACACGGGCAAAGCCGAAGACTTCGCGCTTCGCCGCTTTATCGGTAATTTCCGCCGCGCACTCTTTCTCAAACCCCGGGCGACAATATAAAACAACCTTATTCATGAACAACGCCCTTGCGTTTCAGACGGATAGCTCCGATAAACATTAATACCCAACCCGCCAGGAAGCTGAAGCCGCCGACAGGTGTAACGAACGCCCACAGGCGCAAATGTGAGAGCGCAAGGCAGTACAGGCTACCGCTGAACAACACGGTACCCAGCGCCATAAACACGCTGCTCCAGTAAAACCAGATACTGATACGACGCTGCATCGCCACCGCCAGCCCAAAAATAGCCAGCGTGTGGAACGCCTGATATTCAAGGCCGGTCTGGATCCAGCCCATCTCTACTGCGCCCAAAGACTTGCTTAATACATGTGCGCCAAAGGCGCCCAGTGCAACAAAAATAAAGCCACTCACCGCGGCAAAAATCAGCATGAATCGGCTGGTCATGTTTAAGTCCTGAGTTGATGCGTGCCCGGCACACAAACGTTATTGCTCATACCTGAAGCGGAATTTTTCTTGCTCGGTTGCCGCTTTCGCCAGTATCCACTGCCGGAAGGCGGCTATTTTACCCAGTTCTGCCTGACTGTCATGACAAACCAGATAAAACGCATTCTTGCTGACCAGTACATCATTAAAAGGGCAAACCAGGCGGCCTGCCTCAATTTCGGACTGCGCCATGACGTTGTTCGCCAACGCCACGCCCTGCCCGTGAATGGCAGCCTGTAACACCATCGCACTGTGGCTAAAAATGGGTCCCTGCTGCACGTTAATATGTGTAAGACCTAATTGACGGGTATAAGTTTGCCAGTCGCGGCGAGAGGCATCATGCAAAAGCGTATGCTGAGCCAGATCAGCGGGTGACTTCAGCGCCTTCTCACCTGTTAACAGCAGAGGAGAACAGACCGGCAGGAGATATTCTGCGTATAATTTTTCAACGCGCAAGCCCGGCCAGTTACCGCGACCATAAAAAATGGCGACATCTACGTCATCGGCCAGCTTGTCCTCCTGACGATCTACCGCCTGGATTCGAACGTCGATCCCCGGATAAGCTGAGTTAAAGCTTGAGAGCCTTGGCACCAGCCAATGAATAGCAAAACTGGGCAATAAACTGACGGTCAGAGCACCTTTTGCACTCCGAGCCTGCAGCTTACGAGTGGCTTCCGTAAGCTGGGAAAAAATCTCTTTAATATCCTGAAAATAGCTCTGCCCCTCTTCGGTCAACAGCAACGAACGGTTGCGTCGACGAAACAGCTTAAGGCCCAGAAAATCCTCCAGAGACTTGATTTGGTGACTTACTGCGGCCTGTGTCACAAAAAGCTCATCTGCCGCGCGGGTGAAGCTTAGGTGACGTGCTGCTGCATCAAAAACACGTAATGCATTAAGGGGTGGCAATCGCTTTGACATGGTTATCTGGCTTAGATGTTAACGGGTTTTAACAAACAGGAAACAACGTTTAACCTATTAGTTTTTTTTATCTGAGCCATTATAATTTGTCCGTTGAGGAACTACCAGCAAATACCTATAGTGGCGGCACTTCCTGAGCCGGAACGAAGAGCTTTTTTCGGAATGCGTGTTCTGAAGGGCTTTTGGCTTACGGTTGTGATGTTGTGTTGTTGTGTTTGCAATTGGTCTGCGATTCAGACCACGGTAGCAACGCTACCAATTTTTCACTTCCTGTACATTTACCCTGTCTGTCCATAGTGATTAATGTAGCACCGCCAATTTGCGGTGCTTTTTTTTCGCCTGCGATCTGTTAATGCTCGATCTCTTTCATCTCTTTCACGTCCGTGCGGTTGATCTGCTGCTTGTTCCCGTTAGCATCTTTGTACGAAATCATCCCGGTATCATTATCGGTAGTCGGTTTCCCTTCCGAAACGATAGAACGACCATCGTTGGTGTGCATCACGTAGTTGTTACCAGAACACGCGCTCAGGGCAAAAGTAAACGCACAGGCAGAAATGATTGCAGCTGTCTTATTCATGATTATTCTCCTTTAGCAATTAATGCTATTCAAACCTCGATTTATAACAGGCTAAAACATCCGCCTAACACTATTTAGCATAACCTGCTTTTTTGAAGTCGTAAGGATAAGCAGACAATTCTGATAGATATCAACCTCCTTGCCCTGCCGCTGAAATTGCGCGACGATCGCTATATTGAAATGAGGAATCCCATGAACGCTTTCAGTCCTGCGCAGTTCCGCGCACAGTTTCCGGCTCTGGCCGATGCCGGTATTTACCTGGATAGCGCCGCCACCGCCCTTAAGCCACAGGCGGTGATTGAGGCCACGCAGCAGTTCTACAGCCTGAGCGCCGGGAACGTGCATCGCAGCCAGTTTGCCGAAGCCCAGCGATTAACCGCGCGCTACGAAGCCGCACGCGATCAGGTCGCGCGCCTGATCAATGCCGAAAGCGGGAAAAACATCGTCTGGACGCGCGGCACCACCGAAGCCATCAATATGGTGGCCCAGTGCTACGCGCGCCCGCTGCTTCAGCCGGGCGATGAGATCGTCGTCAGCGAGGCGGAACATCACGCCAACCTTGTGCCATGGCTGATGGTGGCCGAGCAAACGGGTGCGCGCGTGGTGAAACTCCCACTGGGTGCAGACCTTCTGCCCGACGTGGCACGTCTCCCCGAACTGATTACCCCTCGCAGCCGCATTCTGGCGCTCGGACAGATGTCGAACGTCACGGGAGG is a window of Enterobacter cloacae complex sp. ECNIH7 DNA encoding:
- a CDS encoding YgdI/YgdR family lipoprotein gives rise to the protein MNKTAAIISACAFTFALSACSGNNYVMHTNDGRSIVSEGKPTTDNDTGMISYKDANGNKQQINRTDVKEMKEIEH
- the gcvA gene encoding glycine cleavage system transcriptional regulator GcvA, which codes for MSKRLPPLNALRVFDAAARHLSFTRAADELFVTQAAVSHQIKSLEDFLGLKLFRRRNRSLLLTEEGQSYFQDIKEIFSQLTEATRKLQARSAKGALTVSLLPSFAIHWLVPRLSSFNSAYPGIDVRIQAVDRQEDKLADDVDVAIFYGRGNWPGLRVEKLYAEYLLPVCSPLLLTGEKALKSPADLAQHTLLHDASRRDWQTYTRQLGLTHINVQQGPIFSHSAMVLQAAIHGQGVALANNVMAQSEIEAGRLVCPFNDVLVSKNAFYLVCHDSQAELGKIAAFRQWILAKAATEQEKFRFRYEQ
- a CDS encoding DUF423 domain-containing protein; its protein translation is MTSRFMLIFAAVSGFIFVALGAFGAHVLSKSLGAVEMGWIQTGLEYQAFHTLAIFGLAVAMQRRISIWFYWSSVFMALGTVLFSGSLYCLALSHLRLWAFVTPVGGFSFLAGWVLMFIGAIRLKRKGVVHE